One Laribacter hongkongensis DSM 14985 DNA window includes the following coding sequences:
- a CDS encoding transcriptional regulator produces MMTSYDWICLAKQRIGVESDYAMAKVIGVTRHQISKIKTGKSNLGDTTAIRLANFAHFDALKIISSLNFERAKSPSEKAFWEQIYCSRPDETQN; encoded by the coding sequence ATGATGACAAGTTATGACTGGATTTGCCTTGCCAAACAGCGGATTGGTGTTGAGTCCGACTATGCGATGGCGAAAGTGATTGGCGTAACTCGCCACCAGATCAGCAAAATAAAGACCGGCAAGTCGAACCTTGGCGATACAACGGCCATTCGACTAGCCAATTTTGCCCATTTCGACGCTTTGAAAATTATTTCGTCGTTAAATTTTGAGCGCGCAAAATCGCCCTCAGAGAAAGCGTTCTGGGAACAGATTTATTGCAGCAGACCAGACGAAACACAAAATTAA